The following proteins are co-located in the Thermoanaerobacterales bacterium genome:
- the cooS gene encoding anaerobic carbon-monoxide dehydrogenase catalytic subunit produces MNRENHLTVCRATRQMIAKAGRDGVPTVFDRVRGRRTCAFGSGGTCCRICAMGPCQVRENGPGAGSGVCGATPATIAARNFGRMIAAGTAAHCDHAREVIATALEALHSENAIYSVRDPEKVRALAGVLGLTPKDTGPGGLARQVAEMLKGEFGSQDGELLFARRAPAKRYEIWRRLEVIPRGIDREVVEMLHRTSVGVDQDFEHLMLQGMRTALADGWGGSMIATELQDVLFGAPRPTRGRVNLGVLREDHVNIVVHGHEPMLPMAVVEAARDEDLLARARDAGARGINVVGICCTANELLMRQGVPVAGSVLQQELAIITGAVDLMMVDVQCVMQGLANVAACYHTALVTTSPRARIEGVAHVEFDPAHADKTARELIIKAVENFPRRGVVEIPREEMDVVAGFSHEAIRYMLGGRFRAGYGPLNENIINGRIRGVAAVVGCSNPRVRFGDLHTAVVRELIANNVLVLTTGCAAINCAKEGLLVPEAADLAGSGLREVCEAVGIPPVLHCGSCVDNSRLLVAATEMVRQGGLGDDIADLPLAGCAPEWMSEKAIAIGQYFVTSGVTVGFGVGFPTLGSERFSRFLFEDIARLTGGRWFFEPDPMLMARRIVEHIDARRRALGIEQARERVLFDMEMRRQIGAG; encoded by the coding sequence GCCGGGCCACCCGGCAGATGATCGCTAAAGCGGGCCGCGACGGTGTCCCCACGGTGTTTGACCGCGTCCGGGGACGCAGGACCTGTGCTTTCGGGTCCGGCGGGACCTGCTGCCGTATCTGCGCGATGGGTCCCTGTCAGGTGAGGGAAAACGGCCCCGGAGCGGGGAGCGGCGTCTGCGGAGCTACTCCCGCCACCATCGCCGCGCGGAATTTCGGACGCATGATCGCCGCCGGCACCGCCGCGCACTGCGACCACGCCCGGGAGGTGATCGCCACCGCGCTGGAGGCCTTGCACAGTGAGAACGCCATCTACTCCGTCCGGGATCCGGAAAAGGTACGGGCGCTGGCCGGGGTTCTCGGCCTCACCCCGAAGGATACCGGGCCCGGCGGACTGGCGAGACAAGTCGCCGAGATGCTGAAGGGCGAGTTCGGGAGTCAAGACGGCGAGCTGCTTTTTGCCCGCCGGGCGCCCGCGAAGCGCTACGAAATCTGGCGCCGCCTCGAAGTCATTCCCCGCGGGATCGACCGCGAGGTCGTGGAGATGCTCCACCGCACCAGTGTGGGCGTGGACCAGGACTTCGAACACCTGATGCTCCAGGGTATGCGGACGGCTCTCGCCGATGGATGGGGCGGCTCCATGATCGCCACCGAATTGCAGGACGTGCTCTTCGGCGCGCCCCGCCCGACGCGCGGGAGAGTCAACCTCGGCGTCTTACGAGAGGACCATGTGAACATCGTGGTGCACGGGCACGAGCCGATGCTGCCGATGGCCGTGGTGGAGGCGGCACGCGACGAGGACCTGCTGGCCAGGGCCCGGGACGCCGGAGCGCGGGGAATCAACGTTGTCGGCATCTGTTGCACCGCCAACGAACTCCTGATGCGCCAGGGTGTTCCCGTGGCCGGGAGCGTGCTTCAGCAGGAACTGGCCATTATTACCGGCGCCGTGGATCTGATGATGGTCGATGTGCAATGCGTGATGCAGGGCCTTGCCAATGTCGCGGCGTGTTATCATACCGCGCTGGTGACCACCTCGCCCAGGGCGCGCATTGAAGGGGTTGCACATGTCGAGTTTGATCCCGCGCACGCCGACAAGACGGCCCGGGAGTTGATCATCAAGGCCGTTGAAAACTTCCCGCGGCGCGGCGTGGTTGAAATCCCGCGGGAAGAGATGGATGTGGTCGCAGGCTTCTCGCACGAGGCGATCCGTTACATGCTCGGCGGCCGTTTCCGGGCCGGCTACGGCCCGCTCAACGAGAACATCATCAACGGGCGCATCCGGGGTGTCGCGGCCGTGGTGGGCTGTTCGAACCCGCGGGTGCGCTTCGGGGACCTGCACACCGCCGTGGTCAGGGAACTGATCGCGAACAATGTCCTGGTGCTCACCACCGGCTGCGCGGCCATCAACTGCGCCAAGGAAGGGCTCCTGGTCCCGGAAGCGGCCGACCTGGCCGGATCCGGCCTCCGGGAGGTCTGCGAAGCGGTGGGCATTCCGCCGGTGCTGCACTGCGGTTCCTGCGTCGACAACAGCCGTTTGCTGGTGGCGGCCACGGAAATGGTGCGGCAGGGAGGCCTCGGCGACGATATCGCCGACCTCCCGCTCGCCGGATGCGCGCCCGAATGGATGAGCGAAAAGGCGATCGCCATCGGACAGTACTTTGTAACCAGCGGCGTAACGGTCGGTTTCGGCGTCGGATTCCCCACACTCGGTAGCGAGAGGTTCTCGCGCTTCCTTTTTGAGGATATCGCCAGGCTTACCGGCGGCAGGTGGTTCTTTGAGCCGGATCCGATGCTGATGGCCCGCCGGATCGTCGAGCACATCGACGCCCGGAGGCGGGCGCTCGGCATTGAGCAGGCCAGAGAACGCGTGCTGTTCGATATGGAGATGCGCCGGCAGATCGGGGCGGGATAG